The genome window caacttgtgctcaaggtgtgggacagcgaatcaatgccttacgactggcaaagaggcattatctgtctcatacataagaaggcagatatcacacagtgcagcaattatagaggtatcacgttgttgagtaccatctataagatattctccactatcttgctaggctggatagccccatacgcccagaacatcattggctcataccaaagaggcttcatttcaggcaaatcagcaacagatcagatttttcctctgcggcaagcgatggaaaaactgttggaatatggacgacagtttcaccatctattcatcgactttaaagtcgcctatgatagcatagccagggtaaaactgtacacggccatgagggaattcggtatcccgacgaaattaataagactgactaggctgaccctgagcaatgtgcgaggccagataaaagcagcaggatcactcgatcacgcgatcgagagaagaatcctccgaagaatttttggccccctagatgagagtggacgattccgtagcctaattATGATCACGAGTTTCCGACCGTGATTCGCCTTTGCaaaacaaataatttcaaatgtaaCTCTTCACTTTAATATCTTGAATAAGAGTGCACTCTTTGCTTGCAGTTACATGTCCTTTTAAAGGGTcacaatgcaagcaataaaatacacatcttttccttattcttacttcctaacaattatgtatttacttaggtctagtgcaataaaactaacttacTTGCTAGCGAGTATTGGTTTAGGCATCGTTCTTTGACGATGCCGACATGTGtaggcggatggatgaggatgacataacgacgaaatctatgagcgataccatgaccctcaagttatggataaaatccggctcaataggttacggtgggcgggtcaccggttgttgcgccgttgatgatgatgatctcttcTTAAAAGTTAAAATATCAGTTGGTGTTCAGCTTCAATTTAACAAACATCATTTTTatacttgcggtttcgtccagggcaaaggcaactcatcagacgctgcctcacctctgtcctgggagcagcgtgaccgaagtggctacaaggtggtatttgtttCCTTAcataaattcaaaaacacgacgtgtgtatgaattatattcaggacAAAACCGCCGAATGGAAATTCATGCCTAAGGCTGGCCGAGGCTaaactaaattttgtttaggaattgagggagtcctaagtccgccattcaCGGAACCCCCATGGGCCAAGCCGTGATAGTAAGTtgttttccaactggtccggtccaccatccaGTGGGTGGCGAACTTAGCACTCCCTCATTTGAGCATTGGAATCTCAACATTTTTGTTAATGGATTTCTTTATTCCAGATAAAGTTCGAATAGAACATCATGGATAGCAACGTAAGCCATCATGTGGCTGACGCAGGGGAAGAATCTTGGATACATATTGGTAAATTTCGCTTTTCGCAGAATGTAAGTTCATCTGATTATATCCGAATCTATTTTTACTTATAGCCTACGCTCAACTCCTAACTGCGATTAGTTTAATTGGAGCAGAATTACTTTACAGGGCGCTTACAGCTTCCTACGAATATATAGTGCACTGGAAGCATTATCCACCAAATCGACGATTGCTCTCAGTGTGTACCTACGCATTGGCCAAGAGCCATGTTCGCACATATTATATGCTACCTGTTTTGATAATTGTACTGTTTTTAATACAAAGAAATGATGACAGTGCCTGGGAGtacattttgaaaagttttaatGTTATTTCATTGCCGTACATTGTCCTGCGGATCTTATGTTTCACATACACTAACGTAGAATTGGCTAGGTGGATTCGTTCTGGCTCGGGTTTAGATTATGGCACTGGTATGGCATCCAACTATTTTCATGGATACCTTCACTTGGAGCTCCCTGAAACGGGGCATCAAACGAAAGGTAATTTCATTGCTTGAAGCTTCTGTAGTGGAGGTTTAATAGaggttttctttctgcacaggATTGACAGAACGTATTCAGGACTATGAAGACACTGAAGGTGTGTACATACCTATCAAGAAACTATTCATTCTGATTCCGCAATCTTTGCACACTAAGCCAAAGATTCAGAGTTCATCCATGCACGCCGTTAAGGTATGACTTGGAATGTGTGTTTAGGATAAATGTTGAGAAATGAGTTTTGAAAACATTTCAGCATCTGGAGACTGTTATTTTAGATAGAGGCGGTGTAAAAAGACCCTTTAAAAATGCTGTATATCGAGTTAGTGGATGCGGCCCTGAGAAAAATCTCACTTGGTACGTTGTGTTGGAAGGTGCCACACCAATGATGAGCTTTTACGAAGGTCTCACCTATCGACTGACATGTACTGGTGAAATGTATGATATGAAACGAGAAATAACGTTGCAATTTTACCGAGCATTGAAGAAGATCGTGACAAACTGCCCGGACACTAAGGATCTAGTCGAATTAGTTTATTATAATGGTGAGTGTGGGTTGTAATTTAGAAGAAGGGTCGACCATAACTTATTCTCAAACCTTACGTTTGATTTCCCAGATACTACGGCCGAGGGGGATGATGTTGATGTTGGAGAGGTTGTCAAGGAACGTCTGCAAACATTGGTTAGCAAGAGTGGTCTTCCTCTAAAGTAACAAGAGCCGCATTTGCGGTGCGGTTTCCTCCAGATCAATTAGCATTTAAAGTGAAAAAACTTGTTTATTTTGTGCATTTATTTCGAGAAATGATATTTTTATTGTGCTCAAAATCAGTGCCTTCGATTAACTTCTATGTGGATTGCAGAAAATCCCCAAGGCCAATTTGGGtcgatttttaatttattatggACTGGAATGCGATTCAGTTTCATCGTCATAAATGTAAAGTCGTGGTAGTAATAAGTTTTTGGGGAACGATATAATCGTCTGAATAATTCATTTTATCTTCTGTGTTAAGTCTAACTTTCGTGGGATAACAACTTTGCAGTACAACAAATATATGGGAACACATTTTAGTTCAAAGATAAAAATGACAATTGTTTCGACCTTAGATGAGTTGCTATGAATGTTATTTGTAATATTTCTGCTTTTATTAGCTTGTcgcaattttattgatttttttattgagtCCAGGAACAGACAAGTACGCCCTGTGATGGTTGTTAATAATTTTGTTACGAAAGGATTATGAAATAATCTGTTATTCTAAAAAATTTAAGTTATATCGAAAAATTAGTAGAATTGACAATTCATTTATGTTTAAAACAAAATGCAAAAGCCTTTTATCATGAAATTGTTTCTTAGCTTTAAGGATTTCTGCCCAATTACTCAGAGTTTATATCATGCAATTCAGAGAAAAAGATAGTTAAGATTTTATATTTTGGTACTAACATCTTATGAGACATGCATTTTTATAGGCAAAATAAAACATATGTCTAATATCACATGTGTTTATAATAAACTCTCTTGCTCTGGTGTGAATGGTGGTTTTACGCTTGTTGAGAGCTCAattctttttaatgttttgtcgaaaacaaaactttattcaaatcggttcactgtttgTCGGGCTATCTTACAAAATTAGGTGAACACTTCAGAAATGTGAGTCCCCACACGTGCAGTGAGTACCGTCATtcattacgttgaatttaagagtgTTTCCTATAAAGGCAAAAAGTGAGTGTACATTTGTTCACCGAATACAgcaatgtggagtatcaaatcttCTAAAGTAGGGCTCAGTCTTGACATCAGTTGGGGAGGGGTAGAGTTTGTTggtaaaaacatatttttaattattgtttCCGAGTTACAATCTCGACAGACGCCGGATTTAgcctaatactagcattaaatgccaagcatttaggttcggacgattctacctacttaaaagataaaggggcgctggtggtcggtggtaggttagtgggcGAATATGTTGAGAACTCCCCGTGTTATCGACCacgtatggtttgaaccagactttgTGAGAGCCCCAGGATACCAGGGCaagtcgtgagggatttaggtacaatatctctagctgacaatattattgggaactacaaccactttcacGAGACGCCAAATGTCCTTGATTTTTCgagccattggctcaaagttcaCCTGCTTCTTCACGTACTTCCGTTGAATGTTGCTATTAAGTcgtgtcaactaacagcactcaggcttgttgtgtggtacATGGCGATCCCAATACGTGCATCAAGCATCAAGTACTGCGTGCAGCTCATACCGGTAAACCGGCCATGCacaaggttttggtgaatcatcttacagcattatgcctgttggtTATTGCACTGTTGCCattacagtacagccagaaatgagatggtccaaagtctccaacgccgaaccacacattctgaatTCCATCCGCTCTTtgatgcattgccttcgactcctATtcgtcgatccgctcttggtccgtaTTCGCCGCTGAACACTTTTCaggtcggttttcgtccacgcaatattccgaatgcgtaAGCCGCTGAAAGGAtaaagaatacattcaatgcgcttattttattctttcccgagagatgcgatttcagtatcagctttacacataaaaatgaaactaggtagctttctccaactacaatatattttaatagttagtaaatatgtATTTCAAGAGCTAcatactctcttcctcagtacttaaactactaaatcattgggaagtttttcctgtttttaaataaaacaaattaaaggtctgtaggtacaaattgtaaaaaggtgtttaaaagttaaagatccgtatgtgggtacacattctaaaaggtaaagagaaaaaGGTAAAAAGGTCCATATGCAGGTAGGGATGATCTTATAATTTTTGGGTTAATGGCCACcaattatcaatagttagtgggtggtgcggtCCCTATGTTTGTCAGCGAGTTTTTTAGTTAGCCTCGATGCACAATTCCCTCCATTTGTGTTCATCAGTTTTGAcgcatcctttcgcaatatttGCAAGCTCTCCCATGCGTCCTTATTCACTTGTCGCACCAGCTCCAGATTTGGCCTCGTCACAGAATGACCCTCCTCGATGACGTGCATCGCTACCGAAGAACGCACCGTGTTCGCTCTTCGTCTTTCTCCCTTCTCTATTTCCTTTaggtgttcttggaacctagtCGTGATGAGGCGTTTTGTTTGGCCAATGTAGACCATCTCGCAATCATTGTAGCTGATTTTGTAAATCCCACTTTTTCCTGTTCcgttaatgggtccttttcgctcCCTAATTGTCTTTTAAGGGTGGCGTCTCTCCTAGAAAagattttattctataaaagtaTTTGGACAATGGTATGCTCATCCATTTTGTATCGGCTAGAGTGCTTTCTTGTTCGAAGAATGTTGAATGTTGATTCTTCCATATCTGGTTTTACTTTCTCTTAATCAGTTTTTCGATTATTTCGACTTCTTCATTGCTGTATCAAGTATAAACACTCTTTATTTATGTTACTCGTAGGTCCAAAAATGGTAGAGATCCATGTTCTTCCTTTTCTATTGTGAATTGGATCTTCGGGTGTATCCAATTGATTTCTGTTAACGTGTTGTCGACCTTGTTCTTTTCCACTATGGCAAATATATCATCGACATAACTGAACCAAATTCCCGGCATTATCCCCTTTTCTTCAATGATTGATTCCACATATGCCATAAACATTTTCGTCACCAGTGGTGACATTGGGTTGCCCATGGAGACTCCTGCTGTGGTTTTATAGAATTTCCCACGAAATGTAACGAAATGTGACTCCCATTCGTCGaaccgctcttggtctgacttggatgatgcattcggaatttggacatagtagtacGTAGTCGCCACTGAACACTTTCCaggtcggttttcgtccacgcaatattccgaatgcgtaAGCCGGTGAAAGGataacgaatacattcaatgcgcttattttattctttcccgagagatgcCATTTCAGTATCAGCTTTACACGTAGCGTGAATTCggatagcagagcatccttcagatcacgaACTCGAGCATGTGTTCCATGccgaattcctaggtatttgtagaagtctgtttcggCCATAATTTGGTGACCAATGTCACCAGTTCGGCACGCGGGTCGTGATGATGTTGCGGATAGCTTCGGTTCGACACTTATGTaattcaaattccatccgaatatcgcggctgaacatgtctactattcgcaacagacttgaTGCCTGATATCTAAGTgaatcaagtgtgtcagctcgcacttagcatgtaGGCTGTTCTGAGGTATTGGCATCCACAGATgaacggactgataaggtggtgcgCCACCCTGGCATGActttcgccaaaaactttattagtttcgaatcaatgcgatacagacataggacatcgattagccgggTATGCGGCACgccgtcgaaagccttggcataatcgatatagtaactAAAGACGTttgtttggcctctagttgcttatccttcaactaccaagtcgataatgagttgctctttgcaaccccttgacccgactCGACAGCTCTCCTACTTCTCAAACcgaatgttattggtctcgaggtgggtattgacccttccactaataatggacgttatgagtttgtagagggttggtgaaGAAGTAATCGGTCTTTGTCTGCGGGATTCTACACCGTTCCCTTCttaggaaattcctccggccgactaatgatctgatttatgctgtgtactAACCTACCATGTGTActagtgaactttttgtaccagaagttctgcacacaATCCAGACttggggcccctccagttctttgagctgtttattgctcgtcgaacttcatattcggtaacatccgcaaagttCATGCTCGGCATAGTACGATGgcgagtgccttcggcggtgatcgactcagcatgctgggcgggtaatccCCAAAGCCTactccaatattctttcgcttccgtcgccgaaaactgtactctgttgggattcattgagaGACTCGCAGCATACACTGATCGTTGagcgaagataggaaactccctaaatgtgtatttggtcTTAAGGCTCTGAACAACTGCGTCGTCCCGTGCTGGAAAATCGACAAAACGTGacaaagtgaactggctgattaGGCTAGAGGActctttgtcgggcttctgttttaaAGCATTGGTTTATTGGTTTATTGTCCGCGAATACTGTGCCTTCAAAAGCATACCAGAATTATTTAATTGCGAGCTACGCGGCCGAAAAACTCACGATtataagtgctgtagttccgctGAGTGATGTTCAGCTGCTTGGAAAAAAAGGTCAAAGGCTGTCAGGTTTGGTTTCGATGAAGAGCAACACCTATAGCGATGTCTAAGGCATCGATGAACACAGCTGGAGGTTCATCTTGCTGCGAAGTCCAagtaatgatatgattcccgattctaacacaggcgtaatttctcttccggcgcttcgtgatgaggaccgcttctgttttttcctctgcaagtgtcagaccagagctctctagccagcatttgacagcactgattgcctcgcttgagtataactcagcatcttcgagatgctttacgacaacaactAGCGCTATGTCgttagcgtaacccaccactgtggcttgctccggaaggggaagattaagtacatcgttatacatgatgttccacagtagtgggctcaatacggagccctgtgggacacctgcggaaataacgtactcctggggtccgtcatcggtgtcataccagagcctcctttcagttaagtaactatcgacgatagcagcgagataggcgggaataccaaccatttttcacgtccagggttactaccacgcaatatttgctggtactaccctttccgtggattgcatcttcggccaagccagtaaccaagcatcaatagttgatctgacttttcggaacccatactgccgatttgaaaggccgccttggctctcaacaaccgggagtaatctattatagattagccgctttaacattttccccaccgtgtccaaaagacatatgggtcggtatgacgatggttcacctggatgtttaccaggcttaggcagaagtaccaacttctgtcgcttccatgccgctggaaatattccctcggacatgcacgcttcgaacaactcagcgaacatgtccggcctggatttcacggcaagcttaagggccttattcggtacttcgtccaggcccggcgctttattgtctcctattctaccacaaatctccagcagttcgtctctggtgactggcgggattgccgtcacattcagaggtggttggaatttgtcggtgctctcctcttgctgggagaataacccctggatgttttcaacaagagggtgggacacgtgatctgtctGTCCGgcagtctatctgtctgtccgtcacaccttatatatcagaaacggttactccaatCAATACAATATTggggtgggacctgtgaattccattgcatgcAGAGAGTAACATAGTCCCGCGTTGAGTGTAATGGAGGGTCTTCATACATGTAAAGGTGGGgtacagcattttttttttactgagtatagttgtgtggggtattaaatgaaattagTACTTtatgaagccggtattagttttgacattggtcgtAAAGGGGGAGAGCGGTGGTCCGAAAAGGGTTAGTTACTTCAATGAccagttctcagaaactacccaacccaactgTCTGAAACAAAATATGGCGATCTatgcatatggtatctaggcctcaacatactttccataccgatacctgtttaaataaagttaataatagtataataccatATGTTACATTGATATAATTTTCCTGTCCGCTTTCGAGGTTTGGAATTCAAGTTTgacattcaaatttaaaatttgagtCGTCAATTTTCGGCCACGGAAGGGAAATTTGTCGTTGTGGCTATCCTGCTCCGCTCAAGTAGTGCTCCAAAGCAAGTTGGAGTGGCGAGAAGCTGGCTCGGACATGTTATCTGGCCTCCCATGAAAAGGAAAGAAGACGGGGGCCACTCGTCGCGTAGATGCCTGAACCGGCTCCGGGCTAGTTCCTTCTCGTCCATCCCGCTCGTGTTAGCTTGTTTGTGATTTCGTCCCCTCCTTTATTGGGTCTTTTAGCAGTTTAGCTCCTTTTGCGTAGAAATTTTCGGTGATATTAACCACCTCGAGAATAaacgtctctattagagtagtttaccccgggtgggtttagatttttttttactattgagTCAAGGCACTTGATAAAATCTACGTCTTGACAGGGAGATAAAATTTGcgaaccaagaaccccggccctCATCACGACGAACTGCTACCATTCAGGTTAGCTCTTGGCAAACATGTTAGAGGATTTTGGTTGGTTGCATACACGTTACGAGTcaggtacaaatgggacgatTGCcactcaaatgtgcttatgtagcaatatattatataaaaccgttcatgcctgaagcgttcagtttccggtttcccgacttcttttcaTCATTTTGGATATTTTGTTGCAGTGGGTTGTTAGCTTTGTACGCTGATTTTGCTGTTTTTCAgttatatttttattcttcatctGTAAATTAGTAATACGAattaacattttaaaaatatatgttACATTATTTCTGTTTGTTTCATTTGAATTAAACTGATTTCCTGCTTGTCTAGCTGAATGTGGAAAATGTCACTTTCTCTAGCTGGtaataaatttctttgatttaaattataaaatatagaaatatcatTGTATCAAatttaactttttaaaaaatatcttccaGCGCACTTGAATCCTACTCAACAGCTGTTTATTGCAAACAAGTTTGTTTACATTGCGATTTCAtctctttcttcgaaagcttgcTGTTCGCTCCCGCGTACGTTTTCAGAGGTAGGTGACAATTTCAATTCGGGACGGCTCCCATCTGTCAGTGGCTGTTTATTTATAGTTGGTCAATTCAGAAGTGTGCAATGTGCGGGAGTTTTTGTGCGTTTGCCAAAAAAGTGTCGCTGTAACATTCAGTCTTCCGGCGAAGAGGGATTTGCGTGTGCAACAAAGATTGTGATTATTACGAAATGCTGGGGAGAAGTTTGTGATTTTGAGCCATTGTTGAGTTTCACGGTCGGGTTTATCTGCGGAATTCATAATGAAAATGGTAAGTCAAAAGTACAAAGTACAGCCCAGTTTACTTTTCGTTCAAAGGCGGTTCGAGATGCTAATCTTTGAGATTGTGTGGTGTGTTGTGTTTAACCTTGAGATTCTTCGATACCTTTTTAATTTGACCATTCAGGTGGGACGGAATGTCCTAAGAAATATTTCTGTTAGGGTAGCTCATCCAACATGTCCATAATAgtttggatgcaagaattatgaaatggtttccataatattgaatAATGTGTGCCATTCTGATCCCATTTACTTAGAATATGATCGACATTGGGTAGATGCTTTACTGTCGTGGTAGCCGTCCTGTATGTCGGGAACAAATTTGCTCCTGGCGGCCTTAAGGTCCGGTAGGGATAACCGGCAGTAGTGGTCTGACTTCATGAATGGGTCGGggtcccgtaatggacagcacagtATCGAAACTACTAACCGTAGAGCCTTTCGACGCATTGCTCCGCCTCCTGTAGCTGTTTCGCCAGAATCTGCGGTGTCTACTTCAGCCGGTTTGCGTAGGTAGTGGATGAAGTAGATTGACGATATAAACTTTTTTATCATCTGCTCCTACCTCAACAACGCCGGGTGCaaatacaacatcttaccgcccctggTTGCACCATAGATGCGTCGAACGCTTCCCGCAATATACGCAAATGGCTGTGTAGCGAGTCGCGGACCAGTACCGCGCCATAATCCTGGCCAACATCAGGGAGcgtcttgaggtcatcgcgggaatTAGTgatcaagagtcgatgggggcagaggcatcaacaacaccacgctgcaCTGCGGGTAACAGTACTCAATACTCgccaaagcactcttctccacccgtccagctgaagtcccCACTGAGGTTCTGGACGAATTCCAAGGAGCATGTATAGAACTCTCGGAAATGGATTTTttacatagaccaggtattcacAGGCGCtatgcatttccagcaactcGGAGAATTCTATCCCAAATCAATGaggagattgcatctcgactgtgtgctgatatctGCAATGATTTGTGTATTGTTGCGGCTGTTGGATTGCGAACATGccctttcgcgttattggtttgagtgatcgaagagatccaccatggaaaattcgtctggaacgtcggcgcgGCTCACTAAGCCATTGTTAGGCTGACTCAAATCAACACCGACAATGTCAACAGCGTGGTGAAGAACAAAGTGTAGAGGATttgccggaactatgccatccccattgAGACAACTatagttgaaattttgaataaataatcTTTCTGTCCcatgcagtcggttgcgacggtatggcgaaagtcactccagacgacTTCAGCGAGGAGGTAGCGGAGTTCTTTTCATACTAGTCAAGGAATCCCAACAGATCGAACAGACAGTGCAATTTTTGGTAACTGAAGCAAGGgaatatttgggtggactttgggggtaaTCGGGATTGCCGCTGAAGCTTGAAGAATTGGAGGAGTCCTTGTCCCGAtcgagtgcagaatttctggtataaagagCTTActagtatacatggtcggttggcacatgaCATAAACCATTAGTAGGCCTGAGGAATTCCCATCTTTCCTCACTTCGAGgataaaaaggacacggtgcagaaccCTGTAGACACAATACCGATTACTGGCTTACCAACCCACTACAAGTTCGTAACGTCCATTATCAATGGAAGGTTGAATGCACATTTCGAGATCGCACACCTAGCTAAtcaatatcctacatctgtatcgcaatgATCCCGAACTAATAAAGGTTttgacgacagtcatggaagggtggcgtaCCACTTTGTCAGTGCGTGTagacacaaaaccttcttaaaatcggttcaatatctgtctgcgaTTACTACGAGATTtgttgagaatatgtggtctgtgtgtgcctttacatgcagcgagtggcgccattttgtgttgaattttaaggggagctcaattagcacttttcgtaACATGATCTCGTTTCTGACATTGGGGAGGTAGGGCACAAAATGTGTcacaaaaaaagtgaaataggtccCGTTGTCAGAacttatctaaccgaaaaatctgaaacctaATGTgacctaggccttaaaatacatcccattccgatatctgcacaaataaagttaataatagtatattagcatgttttggaaatttgacGTCAGCATAGACGGTAATATAGGGcataatcctgaaaagtttgaaggcaatccgactattatcaacaaagttatagaaggtcaaagtctcgcattttaggtaaatttatggcacccaAGACATgtctgatgtcatcatcatataaagtaaacTTTAATAAATGGCGAGGTTGTGggaacgttttagtttttttgattttttttagttatttgcatttcaatgtcaattactccaggtagacatgtgtatgtatatgtatatgctaataaagcttgctgggagtaaccaatataatagacatgtatgttcggtaataggcaatgtttgtttatttagggtgaacacagtatttatgtccttGATTTGTaggtacatatgtgtatcttggggtttgacaaaatatgacggaatattttgcattcttagctacgtacgaatggaaaatcgtgcacgGAGAGTTTctcgcataagatgaacacaaagcctttatacccgaagcgcctgACTTGTTGAGGATTTTGATCGGATACGCACGAGAATTCAGCGACGATCGAAAACAGTTGAGCGAGATTTCTAGACCTCCAGACGGTGTGAACAGTGGCAAGGAGGAACAGATTTTGTTCAGTGAAAGCCACAATGCTGTCAGACAAGGGGATTTCGATTAGTCATTTATTTGCAACGTTGCTTTTGTCGGTATCAGCAACATACTCAAGTGTGGCAGTGATACATTTATATGACTGAATGTGCTGATTTTGTGTGTATTTTCCtttcgcatacaattgtttcgaggACCAGgtgcctccttcatcagtactaataCCTAATTAATTAATGTCTTAAACTACGTCTATTTATACGGTAACTTTTAACTCTACTAATTACTATGtaattgttttccatttttcctaTCCTTCCCGTTTTTTCTTCCTATTTTTTGTTACCTATTGCATaccttttttaccaagttcgatGCGGAGCTTCCTTCATCGTGATTTAAGGTTACCTGCCTCCCTTCTTTGATGATATATATGCTTTTGGCTGCATCCAAAAGGTGTGTTTTAAACATCCGCTTTATAATATCCACGTTGTCCATCGTTACGCTGTGTCCCTCTTCCACTATATGCCTTGCTACCATTGACTTGATGCTTCGAGGGCAATGCTCGCTCTGATAGGTGGTTTGCTGTTTGTAGAGTGTTGTGAGTTAGTCCCTATTCATTctatcttgttttttttttttgtttttacgttgcgcggttactcatggagaaacaccgtgagaagcatcgccctctttacattgcctttctggatctagagaaagcgtttgaccgtgtaccacacgaactcatctggtatgctttacgacaacacttcgtgccagaagaactcgtgcgctgggttcaattgctctaccacgatccgaaaagtaaagttcgaagtatggcgggtgtatcaaaacc of Hermetia illucens chromosome 4, iHerIll2.2.curated.20191125, whole genome shotgun sequence contains these proteins:
- the LOC119654783 gene encoding uncharacterized protein LOC119654783 isoform X1 translates to MDSNVSHHVADAGEESWIHIAYAQLLTAISLIGAELLYRALTASYEYIVHWKHYPPNRRLLSVCTYALAKSHVRTYYMLPVLIIVLFLIQRNDDSAWEYILKSFNVISLPYIVLRILCFTYTNVELARWIRSGSGLDYGTGMASNYFHGYLHLELPETGHQTKGLTERIQDYEDTEGVYIPIKKLFILIPQSLHTKPKIQSSSMHAVKHLETVILDRGGVKRPFKNAVYRVSGCGPEKNLTWYVVLEGATPMMSFYEGLTYRLTCTGEMYDMKREITLQFYRALKKIVTNCPDTKDLVELVYYNDTTAEGDDVDVGEVVKERLQTLVSKSGLPLK
- the LOC119654783 gene encoding uncharacterized protein LOC119654783 isoform X2, with the protein product MWLTQGKNLGYILVNFAFRRMALTASYEYIVHWKHYPPNRRLLSVCTYALAKSHVRTYYMLPVLIIVLFLIQRNDDSAWEYILKSFNVISLPYIVLRILCFTYTNVELARWIRSGSGLDYGTGMASNYFHGYLHLELPETGHQTKGLTERIQDYEDTEGVYIPIKKLFILIPQSLHTKPKIQSSSMHAVKHLETVILDRGGVKRPFKNAVYRVSGCGPEKNLTWYVVLEGATPMMSFYEGLTYRLTCTGEMYDMKREITLQFYRALKKIVTNCPDTKDLVELVYYNDTTAEGDDVDVGEVVKERLQTLVSKSGLPLK